The following coding sequences lie in one Microvirga sp. 17 mud 1-3 genomic window:
- a CDS encoding response regulator — translation MKTILVVDDEWAIAEVLEALLGDEGYRVIVANNGKQGLERLGEWRPDLIMLDFMMPIMDGPATFALLKANPATSSIPVILMSSLPEETVAERCAGYSAFLRKPFRIAAVLDAIDKALG, via the coding sequence GTGAAGACCATTCTCGTTGTGGACGATGAATGGGCGATCGCCGAGGTTCTCGAGGCACTGCTCGGGGATGAGGGCTATCGGGTCATCGTCGCCAATAATGGAAAGCAGGGGCTTGAACGCCTGGGGGAATGGCGTCCCGACCTCATCATGCTCGACTTCATGATGCCGATCATGGACGGGCCGGCGACGTTCGCGCTCCTCAAGGCGAACCCCGCCACATCCTCCATCCCGGTCATCCTCATGAGCTCCCTGCCGGAGGAGACCGTCGCGGAGCGATGCGCCGGCTACAGTGCCTTCCTGCGCAAGCCCTTTCGGATCGCGGCCGTTCTGGACGCCATCGACAAGGCCCTCGGCTGA
- a CDS encoding DUF1328 domain-containing protein, which yields MLKWALIFLVISLVAGALGFTGVASGAKTIAKILFGLFLVLFIILLLLAWSAGEMMF from the coding sequence ATGCTGAAATGGGCCCTCATCTTTCTCGTGATCTCCCTCGTGGCAGGGGCCCTGGGCTTCACGGGTGTCGCATCGGGCGCCAAGACCATCGCCAAGATCCTCTTCGGCCTATTCCTCGTTCTTTTCATCATCCTGCTGCTCCTTGCCTGGAGCGCGGGCGAAATGATGTTCTAG
- a CDS encoding TRAP transporter substrate-binding protein has product MKRRTFLQAATLGTAAGTVAMPAIAQSSPEIRWRLTSGFPKSLDTLFGGGELLAKYVSEATDGKFQIQPFASGEIVGTPQAADAVGNGTVEMAHSCSYYYIGKDPTFAIGTNLPFGLNSRQTNAWLYHGDGNKLLNEFYAKYNLFALPAGNTGAQMGGWFRKEIKTVQDLQGLKMRIAGLAGQIMAKLGVVPQQIAGGDLYPSLERGTIDAAEWVAPYDDEKLGLNKVAPYYYYPGFWEGGPAIHFFINLEKWNSLPKSYQAAIQAAAGYANVDTQAKYDARNPAALRSLIGAGAQLRPFSQEIMEAAYKAANQIYDELSASNPAFKKLYDSYKAFRGEEYLWFQVAEYAYDNFMIRARAKG; this is encoded by the coding sequence ATGAAGCGTCGCACTTTCCTTCAGGCTGCCACGCTGGGAACGGCCGCCGGGACCGTTGCCATGCCGGCCATCGCCCAGTCCTCCCCAGAGATCCGCTGGCGTCTGACCTCGGGCTTCCCGAAATCGCTCGACACGCTCTTCGGTGGGGGCGAGCTCCTGGCAAAGTACGTGTCCGAGGCGACGGACGGCAAGTTCCAGATCCAGCCCTTCGCGTCGGGTGAGATCGTCGGCACGCCGCAGGCCGCCGATGCGGTCGGCAACGGCACCGTCGAGATGGCCCACAGCTGCTCCTACTACTACATCGGCAAGGATCCGACCTTCGCGATCGGCACGAACCTGCCCTTCGGCCTCAACTCGCGCCAGACCAATGCCTGGCTGTACCATGGCGACGGCAACAAGCTGCTCAATGAGTTCTACGCCAAGTACAACCTCTTCGCGCTGCCGGCCGGCAATACGGGCGCCCAGATGGGCGGCTGGTTCCGCAAGGAGATCAAGACCGTTCAGGACCTCCAGGGCCTGAAAATGCGCATTGCGGGCCTCGCCGGGCAGATCATGGCGAAGCTCGGCGTCGTGCCGCAGCAGATCGCCGGCGGTGACCTCTATCCGTCCCTCGAGCGCGGCACCATCGACGCCGCCGAGTGGGTGGCGCCCTACGACGACGAGAAGCTCGGCCTGAATAAGGTCGCGCCGTACTACTACTATCCCGGCTTCTGGGAAGGCGGCCCGGCCATCCATTTCTTCATCAACCTGGAGAAGTGGAACTCCCTGCCGAAATCCTATCAGGCGGCCATCCAGGCTGCGGCCGGCTACGCCAATGTGGACACGCAGGCCAAGTACGACGCACGCAACCCGGCCGCCCTGCGCAGCCTGATCGGCGCCGGCGCACAGCTGCGCCCGTTCTCCCAGGAGATCATGGAGGCCGCCTACAAGGCCGCCAATCAGATCTACGACGAACTCAGCGCCTCCAACCCGGCCTTCAAGAAGCTCTACGACAGCTACAAGGCCTTCCGGGGCGAGGAATATCTCTGGTTCCAAGTGGCGGAATACGCCTACGACAACTTCATGATCCGCGCCCGCGCCAAAGGCTGA
- a CDS encoding lytic transglycosylase domain-containing protein — protein MSATMRLWILAMGLMAAGPVSAATCRDPAGFEKWLGDIRQEAAQQGISSAAVEAGLAGVTFDPSVIRKDRGQGVFKQSFEQFAGRMVSAYRLKNGAALLRKHAGALARIEQQFGVPGPVLVAIWGLESDFGAVKGNMATIRSVATLAYDCRRTEMFQGQLFDALRIVDRGDLRPDEMRGAWAGELGQTQFMPTSYVRYAVDFDGDGRADLLHSPIDVLASTANYLKGHGWVRGADWSPGTPNFEALRQWNKSQVYSQTVAYFASKLAGRDMAVEGASQ, from the coding sequence ATGTCGGCCACGATGCGCCTTTGGATTCTCGCGATGGGCCTGATGGCGGCGGGACCGGTCAGTGCGGCAACCTGCCGGGATCCTGCCGGTTTCGAGAAATGGCTCGGCGACATTCGCCAGGAAGCCGCTCAGCAGGGCATTTCCTCAGCGGCCGTCGAGGCCGGATTGGCGGGCGTCACCTTCGACCCGAGCGTGATCCGGAAAGATCGCGGCCAGGGCGTCTTCAAGCAGAGCTTCGAGCAGTTCGCCGGCCGCATGGTCTCGGCCTACCGGCTCAAGAACGGGGCGGCGCTGCTGCGCAAGCATGCGGGCGCGCTGGCGCGCATCGAGCAGCAATTCGGCGTTCCGGGCCCTGTTCTGGTGGCGATCTGGGGGCTGGAGAGCGATTTCGGGGCCGTGAAGGGCAATATGGCAACGATCCGGTCCGTCGCGACCCTCGCGTACGATTGCCGGCGCACGGAGATGTTCCAGGGGCAGCTCTTCGATGCCCTGCGGATCGTGGACCGGGGAGACCTGAGGCCCGACGAAATGCGCGGCGCATGGGCCGGTGAGCTCGGCCAGACTCAGTTCATGCCCACATCCTATGTGCGCTACGCGGTCGATTTCGACGGCGATGGACGGGCGGACCTGCTTCACAGCCCGATCGACGTGCTCGCCTCCACGGCGAACTACCTCAAGGGCCACGGCTGGGTGCGCGGCGCGGACTGGTCGCCCGGCACGCCCAATTTCGAGGCTCTGCGGCAATGGAACAAGTCGCAGGTCTATTCGCAGACCGTCGCCTATTTCGCCAGCAAGCTGGCTGGCCGGGACATGGCCGTCGAAGGCGCAAGTCAGTAA
- the arsC gene encoding arsenate reductase (glutaredoxin) (This arsenate reductase requires both glutathione and glutaredoxin to convert arsenate to arsenite, after which the efflux transporter formed by ArsA and ArsB can extrude the arsenite from the cell, providing resistance.): protein MDVIIYHNPACGTSRNTLGLIRNAGIEPHIIEYLKTPPTRLLLRQLIDRMGIPVRDLVREKEDLFRELGLDRPDVTDDALLDAMVAHPKLINRPIVVTSRGVRLCRPSEAVPDILPAPQQGEFRKESGEIVIDAAGRRAGTA from the coding sequence ATGGACGTCATCATCTATCACAATCCCGCCTGCGGCACCTCGCGCAACACCCTCGGGCTCATCCGCAACGCCGGCATCGAGCCGCACATCATCGAATATCTGAAGACGCCGCCGACCCGGCTCCTCCTGCGGCAGCTGATCGACAGGATGGGGATTCCGGTTCGGGATCTCGTCAGGGAAAAGGAAGACCTCTTTCGAGAGCTCGGCCTCGACCGCCCCGATGTGACCGACGATGCGCTTCTCGATGCCATGGTGGCGCATCCGAAGCTGATCAACCGCCCCATCGTGGTGACGTCGCGCGGCGTCAGACTGTGCCGCCCCTCGGAAGCGGTGCCCGATATTCTGCCCGCGCCCCAGCAGGGCGAATTCCGAAAGGAGAGCGGCGAGATCGTCATCGATGCGGCCGGCCGACGTGCCGGGACGGCCTGA
- a CDS encoding SDR family NAD(P)-dependent oxidoreductase yields the protein MELEGKVALVTGAGSGIGKAAALRLAKEGAAIGALSRTESEVRKTVAEIERNGGRAVALVADIAEEEPMKQAVSDLVSAFGRLDIVFANAGINGVWAPIDDLTPAEWDRTIGINLRGTYLTLHYAVPHLKKAKGGAIVITASINGTRTFTSAGATAYSATKAAQVAMAQMLALELAKHRIRVNAICPGHIATSIPDNTSWRHTDEARVAAEYPDGDIPLTGGEAGTSEEVADLVLFLVSDRARHITGTPVWIDGGQSLLV from the coding sequence ATGGAACTCGAAGGCAAGGTCGCTCTCGTTACGGGAGCCGGCTCGGGAATCGGCAAGGCCGCGGCGCTCCGGCTCGCGAAGGAGGGGGCTGCCATCGGCGCGCTGAGCCGCACGGAGAGCGAAGTTCGTAAGACCGTCGCGGAGATCGAGCGCAACGGCGGCAGGGCCGTCGCCCTGGTGGCGGACATTGCCGAGGAAGAGCCGATGAAGCAGGCGGTTTCCGATCTCGTCAGCGCTTTCGGCCGCCTCGACATCGTGTTCGCCAATGCGGGCATCAACGGCGTCTGGGCGCCCATCGACGATCTTACGCCTGCCGAGTGGGACCGGACCATCGGCATCAATCTGCGCGGCACCTATCTGACCCTTCATTATGCCGTCCCTCATCTCAAGAAGGCCAAGGGCGGCGCCATCGTGATCACGGCGTCGATCAACGGCACGCGCACCTTCACGAGCGCCGGCGCGACGGCCTATTCGGCTACGAAGGCGGCTCAGGTCGCCATGGCGCAGATGCTTGCCCTCGAACTCGCCAAACACCGCATCCGCGTCAACGCCATCTGCCCCGGTCACATCGCCACGAGCATTCCCGACAATACGTCCTGGCGCCACACGGACGAGGCGAGGGTCGCGGCGGAATACCCGGACGGCGACATCCCGCTCACCGGCGGCGAGGCGGGGACCAGCGAGGAGGTAGCCGACCTCGTGCTCTTCCTCGTCTCGGACCGGGCGCGGCACATCACCGGCACGCCGGTCTGGATCGACGGCGGGCAGTCTCTCCTGGTCTGA
- a CDS encoding MFS transporter, which produces MQTSLRNVLPTLLALLLGYGLMQMGNTLQGTLLSIRGSIETFSPTEVGAVGAAFWAGIVLGSLWAGTVIARVGHTRTFAALAAVAASTALFHLLAIHPVVWIAARALTGFCFAGLFMVVESWLNSTASGETRGQILSLYGMTGLIAGIGGQLLLPAGDPAGFRLFCAVSMIISLALVPIALSRATAPAHATGEAGISLPRLYGQSPFGLVAAFLCGVTSASFFALGPLFAHEAGLDTGGIAIFMACGTLGGFAMTWPLGWLSDRMDRRLVIIAAAGAAAAIILALLTFVPAKPPAWVLYFCVAVFGGSVIPTYSIVTAHVNDMVKPGEFVAASGGLLIVLGAGSTAGPIVSGMAMSLFGPRGLAYTTILAQVLIAAWGVYRIRQRAAPPEAEKEAFVPEPAVPVGTELVPSS; this is translated from the coding sequence ATGCAGACTTCCCTTCGCAACGTTCTGCCGACCCTGCTGGCACTCCTTCTGGGCTATGGCCTCATGCAGATGGGCAACACGCTGCAAGGTACGCTCCTGAGCATTCGCGGAAGCATCGAGACCTTCTCGCCCACGGAGGTCGGGGCCGTCGGCGCTGCCTTCTGGGCCGGGATCGTGCTCGGTTCGCTCTGGGCCGGAACCGTGATCGCGCGGGTGGGGCATACCCGCACCTTCGCGGCGCTCGCAGCGGTCGCCGCGTCCACGGCCCTGTTTCATCTGCTCGCCATTCATCCGGTCGTGTGGATCGCCGCCCGGGCTCTGACGGGCTTCTGCTTCGCCGGGCTCTTCATGGTGGTAGAGAGCTGGCTCAACAGCACAGCCAGCGGTGAGACGCGCGGTCAGATCCTGAGCCTTTACGGCATGACCGGGCTCATCGCGGGAATCGGCGGGCAGCTTCTCCTGCCGGCCGGCGACCCGGCTGGATTTCGCCTGTTCTGCGCTGTGTCGATGATCATTTCCCTGGCGCTCGTGCCGATTGCCCTGTCCCGCGCAACGGCGCCGGCTCACGCAACGGGCGAAGCCGGAATCAGCCTGCCTCGGCTCTATGGGCAATCGCCTTTCGGACTGGTGGCGGCCTTCCTATGCGGCGTCACCAGCGCATCCTTCTTCGCCCTCGGCCCCCTGTTCGCGCACGAAGCGGGGCTCGATACGGGCGGTATCGCGATCTTCATGGCCTGCGGCACCCTCGGCGGCTTCGCCATGACCTGGCCCTTGGGCTGGCTCTCGGACCGGATGGACCGGCGCCTCGTCATCATCGCGGCCGCGGGCGCGGCTGCCGCGATCATTCTCGCCCTCCTCACCTTCGTGCCCGCGAAGCCGCCCGCCTGGGTGCTCTATTTCTGTGTCGCGGTCTTCGGCGGGAGTGTCATCCCCACCTACAGTATCGTCACGGCGCACGTGAACGACATGGTGAAGCCGGGCGAGTTCGTGGCGGCCTCGGGCGGCCTCCTGATCGTCCTCGGTGCCGGCTCGACCGCGGGCCCTATCGTGTCCGGAATGGCGATGTCGTTGTTCGGGCCGCGCGGCCTTGCCTATACGACCATCCTGGCCCAAGTGCTGATCGCCGCATGGGGCGTCTATCGCATCAGGCAGCGCGCGGCGCCGCCCGAGGCCGAGAAGGAAGCTTTCGTGCCGGAGCCTGCCGTGCCGGTGGGAACCGAGCTGGTGCCCAGTTCCTGA